From Halogeometricum sp. S1BR25-6:
ACAGCCAGCACTCAGACTCAGGCTACCTGCTACTCCCACGAGAAGTTCACGTCTGGAGAGCATACACCATAATGTCAAACCATCCTGATATAATACTGTAGGTATTGTCATGTGCACGTTTCGTGCTGAATGGTTCCTATGACCTGTGTACACGTCGAAAGGTCTCTTTGATATCGGAGGAGAAGTGGTGATTGCCATCGACACTAGAGATAGCCTCACAAGCCAAGGGAAGACTCGTACAGCCGTTATAGGCAGTCTCGCTTTTGGATTCGTTCTTTTCTATTTTCGGCAGAATACTGAGAAGTGATGTTTCCTACTACCCTTGGATAATCGCAGTACCGAGCGATTTATCTGTGCGACGCCTGTCTCACAACGTATGAGTACAGACACCGACGGACCGGGAGATGGCGATGGCGACCGGATGGAGAAAATCGATGTCCGCGTTCCCGCAGCAGTTCTTGAGACAGTTGACGAGGAGTACGCCCGGCGAGGATACGCCTCCCGTTCGGAGGCGATTCGAGACGCGATTCGAGATTGGTTGAACCCATCACCGCAGCTCTCCGAGGAGATGCTCGTCGACCTGGAAGAGAGTCGGAAGCAGCGGGAGCGGGGCGAGACGGTGTCTGCTGCCGAGGCCCGAGAACGACTTGGCCTCAGCGACGTCGACGAGGAATGACGGACGTCGAATACACTGAACAGGCACTTGAGCACCTTTCAGGGCTTGAGGACCACGTCGCCGACCGCGTGCTGAACAAGGTTGACGAAGCGACCGAATGGACCGAGCACCGACTTGAACATCTCTCGGGCTATCCGTATTACAAACTCCGAGCCGGCGATTACCGGGCTATCATCACATGGGACCGCGAGAACGACGTCCTCGTCGTCGAGGCGGTTGGGCACCGCCGGAATGTGTACGACCGCCATCTTCCGCCATGACGTGGATGAACGACGGCGAACTTGCCGCCGATACCATCCAAAATTCCAGGTTGAGGTGTGCGCCGATCTCGCTAAGATCTTTGCAAAGTAGAGCGTGCGAATTGAGATGATGAATATCTAATATATTATTTACACCTTGAGTGACCAGTCTGTGATAATGGTTGTAGATACGATTATTCTTACTGCGGTTCAGTTCGCACTCATGCTCTTAGCGGTCTACATTGGAGCATTACGAGCGCTGAGAGTTTACTTTGACCCTGATAAAGAGTCAATATTCCTTCCGTTCGATGAACACCCCCCCGAATACTAGATAGCGGAGCGGTCTCAGTCCACACCCTGTATGTAACGATCGAGATGTCGAGAGCATCGATCTCTGTGGGTGTCAACGGATCTGATTAGTGCGCGACGTGTGTGATGTCTGTCTGTAGCGGCTGTCTCAGGACGAAATCTGGAGGAAAACCATTCTCACAACTACCGTTAACCAACAAAGAGTATCGATTTCTTCGGATGTTGGTTACCTAGAAATCACGTTTTCAGCCCTCCTCGACTGTGCCGATGATCTCCTGAGCAGTGGAACTGATACGACCGAGACGGTCTTGAATCACCTCCGAGTCATCACCCTGCCATGCAGCGAGATAGAACGCAGACCCGCTTGTGTCGAGTCCGAAATATCGACCGACGATGTACGCGACGGCTTCCGCTTCGACTTCGCGCTTGGATCGTTCTTCCTCGTCGTCAACGTCGAAATGGAGCAGTGCGTGAGCGTACTCGTGGATTAGCGTGACCGCAAGGTCCGCTTGGTTCGCCCGGGCTTTCACCTCAACGACCGGTGTGAGCTCGTGGAGATTTCGTTGCTTGCAGACGCCTTTCGCGTCGCCGTATTCCCAGTCGTCAGCGTCGACGATACGTACTGTTACACCGAGTTCATCAGCTGCCCTTTTGAGCACTGGCACCAGATCGTCAGCGTCGCCAAACGCTGCGGTCTCCAGCTCAGGGAGCGGTTCGCCCTCAGTCTGGGACACGTCGAAGACTGCTGCTGGCTTGAACCCGACGAGGCCTTTCGACCACTCTTCGGATGGTGTCTCGTCGTACTCACACCCGATTTTCTCGTGGTAGCTGGGCGAGTTCTCACACTTGGGACATCGCGTGGTGATGATCGGTGCCCAGATCCAGATGGCCTGTTCGCCCTCCTGGACGTGCCGGTCGAACTCATTCCGCCAGGTGTTGTAACCGGCGACCTTTGTCGCCTCGGAACACTGGCGTTTGATGAGCAGCGTGTTGCGATGCGAGTAGTCGTGGAACCGACTCTGGACGTTGAGCCACTCTTGGAACTCATCGCTGGCCTGCGCCGCATCGACATCGTCAACGAGCTCCTCAACCCACTGTTCAATCGTACTGTGCATCTCCTCGTGTCGGGTGTCAGTCTCACTGAACGACACCGCTGAGTAGTTACTAGTTACCATGATTTTCTCCGAGACGTCCTAATTCGGAACGCCCCGCGCCCTTACCAGGGGCAAATAAAATCTATCGAACACGAATCTGTCCGTTGATTTGAAACTAAAACTCAAATTTCAGAGAAGAGTTCCTGTCTGTCCGATCTTTGGTCCTCTCTGATCTTGTAGTTAATCGCGTCTCGAGATCGTTGAGAGAAAAGATCATACGGCGTCAATTAGTCAACAAAGTAGAGATGCCACCGACCCGACTCCGAAGCATTGTCCCAATGTTTGGTGGTGGGGATCGCTATGTCGAGACGTTAGACAAGATCCTCACGTTCGTCGACGCTCACCAACCGACGACGGACGAACTTATTGGGTGGCATCGTGGGGCGTTCAGCAACGTCTCGAGCCGCGACTCGATCATGCGACGAGTCAGCTACCTCAGGCAGGTCGGATTTCTGAATCAAGTTGATGACCAGTGGACACTTGGTCCGGCTGGTGAGGAATACACCTCAGATTACGAGACTGAAACTCTGTTTCGCATCATGTGCGATCGAAACGTGGGGCTTCGGAGTCTGCTATATGAATTATCAGTTGGGCCGCTCACTATCGAGGAGATCAGTGAGCAGCAACTGGATACACATCCAGAACAGGGATGGAGTCGTGGACAGACTGATATGGCCAAGCAACGGGCGAACTGGCTCCGTAGTATGGGTCTGGTTGAGAAACAGAGTGGTGCGTACGAACTGACGGCTGCGGGCGAGCAGTTCGTCGAAAATGCGGTCGAAGCATGGGCCGATACCGACTGGACATCCGTAGCCCCTGATGCCGAACTCACCGCAAGCACGTACGAAACGGTATCGTATGCTCGTGCCGTTGACCCAGAGTTTCGTGCGACTGTGCTTTCACGATACGGCGCGACCTGTCCGATCTCAGGCGTCGATCATGCCGGTCTGTTAGACGTGGCACACGTCCTCCCATGGAGTGAGTATCCGGACCACCGAGCTGATCTCGCGAACGTCCTTCCACTCAGCAAAATCCACCATGCGGCATTTGATAGGGAACTCTTCACTATCGATAGAGATTACAGACTTCGAATCAACCCCTCATTCGAGACGCAGAGCGACGTACTCAGACAAACGATTGTCGATCAGGCCGGTAAACAAATTCCCCTCCCTAGTGGGGGAGTCGACCCGAGTTACTTCGAGCAGCGTAACTCAGCGCTCGACTGGTTCTGACATAGGGAGATGATCGAATCGTCGGTTCGCGAATAACGCGAAATACGCATTGTCGATATCCCGGCCGGAGAGATGTACGTACCGAGCTGGAACTTTTGACCCTAGCACCCATCCAAACCACTCACAGAGTTGAGCTTCAGTCAGCCAGTTCGCAAGGTGTGTCGCTCGACTATGCCTGAAATGATGTGGATTCACCGGCTTGTCGATACCTGCTCGCTTTCGTGCCCGTTCGAGAAGTCGTAATCGGATATAGTTGTAACTGATCTGTTCGTCTGGGGTGCCCTGCTCAAGTTTACACCAGAGTGGGGCCTGTGCGCTTAGCGAAGGATGCGTCTGTAACCACTGTTCGAGGTACAGGCGTGATTCCACGAGTGGTAGCCGTCGAGCACCAGTCTTCCCTATCACGATAACGTGTTTCCCAGACCCATCGCCTTCGATATCACCGACACGTAGATCAATTAACTCTCCAATTCGTGCTCCAGTCTCCCAGAGGAGCGCGATGAACGCTCGATCTCGGTCGTTGATACAGGCGTCAATAAGTCGTGAGACATCATCGGGTGAGAGCAGATTTCGCGGAAGGATTTGACGGAACGTGGGTGGTCCTCGCCGTATCCATTTCGTTGTTTCTGGCTCCTCACCCCCGTTGTACCATTTGTAAAACTGCTTCACGACTTGCTTGTAATCAGAGACTGTCGACGGTGCAGAGCCACGGCTATGTATCCACTCGACTAGTTCTGTAATCTCTTCGCGATTTAGTGCGTCAAATCGCTTCTCACCCAGATGTTGGGCGATAATTTTCAGGTGTGAAGTGAGCTTCTGACGTCTTGCTGCGTTAATCCCGTCGAGCAAGAGGTCACGATGGAATTTTTGAATGAGTCTCTTGTTGGCCGGATGGATTTCAGATGACTCGTCTATGCTTTTCAGTATTCGTGCCACCTGTAAATCGAAATCCATCGTGGGCATCTGACCGTCTCAGTACGCGTTACAAGGGTATCTATCCGACTATTTTTCAAGCAGAGCACGATCCGTTAGATCGTCGAAATTGATAATACAACCAACAAGTGACTACCGTATAGATGAAACTCTCAAAGGCTGATTTGTGGACTACATGGCTTGAGGATTCTTTACTTGAAGATATCCGCTCATTAGAGCGGCCAGATCCAGTGCCATTCTTGACGACGGCTGATGGGAATCTTACTACTACTGATGCACTCGATCGCTATCGGTATGGCAAGAACGACGGCGAATATCTGTATCTCATCTACTTAGCGGACGAGCCAATCAATACTCCCTCAGACATTACCCCCGTATACGTCGGCGAATCTCGAAATATCGGGACTCGAATCTACCAGCACTACAAGAAAATCCGTGGGGCTCTCCCAGTGGACGACTGGGAAGACGACGGTTCGTGGGGAAGCTTCTCGAAATACGACCACATCGCGGCAGTTCGCGAGGCGGCTCACTCACAGCTCTATGTCTGGATTCTGGACGTCGAGACGCTCGATGGGTGTCCATACGGTGTAGAAACCTACCGGCAGGAGCTTGAGGCGAAACTGATCGGGCTCATCTACGCTCACCCGAAGTGTCGGCGGACCATGACCAACCGAGAGTTCGTACCGAACCGGATCCTCCACGAAATCGGGCTCGCTGGACATGACTGGCTCACGACTGAGCCAAGAAAACAAGGGACAGCAGACGTGCCCCCTCGATATGATCTTCTCAGCGATCATAACTCGAAAGCCGAACTGTGGACCCACTGGCTCGAGAGATACGTCTATCCGGACTTTGTCGACGAATCGACGGCTGATCCGATACCACTATTCGAGACCGATGAACAGTTGCAGGTTGCGCTCACTGACTCTGGTCGGCTCAAACGTTCCGATGCCGTCGACGAGCGAATTCGCGCAGAGGGACGAAAATGCGTTCACTCCGGTGGAGTACGGGATGACGGCTATGAGGGATTACTCTATCTCATGTTCCAGCTCGCCGACACCGATATGAGTGACCGACCAGCGATCGTCCCCCGTTATATTGGGAAGGCGGAAGCGTACGGCAAGAAGAACGAACTGAGTGCGAATTTCACAGAAATCGCTGCTGAACGATCGAGCACCCGGAGCTTCGCTCGGTGGGGCGATGGGAACTACTGGCACGTCGGTGAGCTCTCGATGGCGCTGTTCGAAGATGATACGCGGAAGGTACCATGGGCGAGCGAGCTGTTTGAGCAGGGCACACACCGTCTCCAAGAACCGGTGTATCTCTGGGTGAAGGCGTGGAACCAGGAGCTGCAAACCGGGCCGTACGGTTACGATGCGTATCTCGCTGAGGTCGAACCACAGCTGATCGGCGTTGCTCAGGCCGCGTTTCCGGATCGATTACTGAACAAGAGCGATGTCCCCGACGACGCACCGATTAAGACAACCGAATTCTCCTTCGAGACAGTCCGATGACTACGGCAGCGATTCTTGACCAGTTTGCACGCGATATTGCCGATGTCATTCCACAGATCGATGCAACAGCTGAACACCATCGGTGGCAGCCTGGTATTGGTGCGTTTGACGAGGAAGAGCAGGTAGAACGGCTCGTTGAACGACTTGGACAGCAGTCTACCTCCTATGAAGTCACGGAGACTGAGGCCTCCTACCCAAACAGCGGACAGCGATGTGATATTCTCCTCAAGAGCAGTGGGTCGGAAATTCCGGTTGAAGCGAAGCTGCTTCGATTCTATCGTGACAACGGCGACATTGAACCGGCAGCCTATTCCACGGTCTACAGTCCGTTCTCGAATTCGCTTGTTGCTGACACAAAGAAGCTCGCTGAAAGCGGATTCGCGATCAGTGGAGGACTTCTCGGGCTCTACTACGAGCCAGCTGATGGGCCGTTTCCACTGATGGACGCCACGAAACTAGCAGAGAAGGTTGTGAGAGATGTGGCGTACTGGTACGATCTGCCACTCAAAACCCGAACTATCGCTGAGTTCACGGGATTACGTCACCCAGTCCATCAGCAGGGTGCCGTCATCATCTGGGAGCTCACAGAATGATCGCCTCCGCTCTTACAGAGGCGAAATAGACTGCACCTGTCCGCTACTCGTCTTCCTTCCCCGGTTGGATCTGGCGAACCTCTTCGGCGAGATCGTGAACGTACTCTCGAAGCGTCTCCATGTCCTCCTGGGCGTCTTCGAGCGTTTTCGCCTTCACTTTGGCAGTGATCTTGTCCTGATCGCGGGTACCCGTACCACGAGTCAGCTTCACCGTGAGTGAGACGCCGACATCGCTTCGCTCAACGTACTCGGTTCGGTTCGTGTGTTCTCCCCTGGACGACAATTCAACTGCTCGACTTGGTTGTTGCTTTGAATCAGACATCCGTTCTCCACGAGAGCCCTCTGACAGCTCTCGTACCCCTTCAGAGGGTGAAAAACAAGTGGCTAGTCTGCGCTAGTAGGAGTACTGTCTACGTCGACGTCGTCGAGAAGAGGATAGTCGATGTGCATCTCAATTTTATCGAAGGGGACAACTGGCTGGTCCGGTGCACGATGGAGAACGGCTCGGGCTCCAGTCTCGGTGTTTCGATACGCGAGCGACGGCGTTCGATTCTCCCATGTCCAATTGGTGATTCGGGGCATTGGAATTCAGAAGTGGACATCAGCGGGGACGACCCAGAGATCTTCACTGCTTTCGAGGAGTCGATCCAGTTGTTCGCGATGCCGGATACCGGTCGCGTGCTGGTCGTACAGGAACACCGACGGCCCGTCG
This genomic window contains:
- a CDS encoding GIY-YIG nuclease family protein; protein product: MKLSKADLWTTWLEDSLLEDIRSLERPDPVPFLTTADGNLTTTDALDRYRYGKNDGEYLYLIYLADEPINTPSDITPVYVGESRNIGTRIYQHYKKIRGALPVDDWEDDGSWGSFSKYDHIAAVREAAHSQLYVWILDVETLDGCPYGVETYRQELEAKLIGLIYAHPKCRRTMTNREFVPNRILHEIGLAGHDWLTTEPRKQGTADVPPRYDLLSDHNSKAELWTHWLERYVYPDFVDESTADPIPLFETDEQLQVALTDSGRLKRSDAVDERIRAEGRKCVHSGGVRDDGYEGLLYLMFQLADTDMSDRPAIVPRYIGKAEAYGKKNELSANFTEIAAERSSTRSFARWGDGNYWHVGELSMALFEDDTRKVPWASELFEQGTHRLQEPVYLWVKAWNQELQTGPYGYDAYLAEVEPQLIGVAQAAFPDRLLNKSDVPDDAPIKTTEFSFETVR
- a CDS encoding tyrosine-type recombinase/integrase, with the protein product MPTMDFDLQVARILKSIDESSEIHPANKRLIQKFHRDLLLDGINAARRQKLTSHLKIIAQHLGEKRFDALNREEITELVEWIHSRGSAPSTVSDYKQVVKQFYKWYNGGEEPETTKWIRRGPPTFRQILPRNLLSPDDVSRLIDACINDRDRAFIALLWETGARIGELIDLRVGDIEGDGSGKHVIVIGKTGARRLPLVESRLYLEQWLQTHPSLSAQAPLWCKLEQGTPDEQISYNYIRLRLLERARKRAGIDKPVNPHHFRHSRATHLANWLTEAQLCEWFGWVLGSKVPARYVHLSGRDIDNAYFALFANRRFDHLPMSEPVER
- a CDS encoding ribbon-helix-helix protein, CopG family, with amino-acid sequence MSTDTDGPGDGDGDRMEKIDVRVPAAVLETVDEEYARRGYASRSEAIRDAIRDWLNPSPQLSEEMLVDLEESRKQRERGETVSAAEARERLGLSDVDEE
- a CDS encoding type II toxin-antitoxin system RelE family toxin is translated as MTDVEYTEQALEHLSGLEDHVADRVLNKVDEATEWTEHRLEHLSGYPYYKLRAGDYRAIITWDRENDVLVVEAVGHRRNVYDRHLPP
- a CDS encoding DUF7389 domain-containing protein, translating into MSDSKQQPSRAVELSSRGEHTNRTEYVERSDVGVSLTVKLTRGTGTRDQDKITAKVKAKTLEDAQEDMETLREYVHDLAEEVRQIQPGKEDE
- a CDS encoding ImmA/IrrE family metallo-endopeptidase; this encodes MVTSNYSAVSFSETDTRHEEMHSTIEQWVEELVDDVDAAQASDEFQEWLNVQSRFHDYSHRNTLLIKRQCSEATKVAGYNTWRNEFDRHVQEGEQAIWIWAPIITTRCPKCENSPSYHEKIGCEYDETPSEEWSKGLVGFKPAAVFDVSQTEGEPLPELETAAFGDADDLVPVLKRAADELGVTVRIVDADDWEYGDAKGVCKQRNLHELTPVVEVKARANQADLAVTLIHEYAHALLHFDVDDEEERSKREVEAEAVAYIVGRYFGLDTSGSAFYLAAWQGDDSEVIQDRLGRISSTAQEIIGTVEEG
- a CDS encoding HNH endonuclease signature motif containing protein codes for the protein MFGGGDRYVETLDKILTFVDAHQPTTDELIGWHRGAFSNVSSRDSIMRRVSYLRQVGFLNQVDDQWTLGPAGEEYTSDYETETLFRIMCDRNVGLRSLLYELSVGPLTIEEISEQQLDTHPEQGWSRGQTDMAKQRANWLRSMGLVEKQSGAYELTAAGEQFVENAVEAWADTDWTSVAPDAELTASTYETVSYARAVDPEFRATVLSRYGATCPISGVDHAGLLDVAHVLPWSEYPDHRADLANVLPLSKIHHAAFDRELFTIDRDYRLRINPSFETQSDVLRQTIVDQAGKQIPLPSGGVDPSYFEQRNSALDWF